In one Juglans regia cultivar Chandler chromosome 11, Walnut 2.0, whole genome shotgun sequence genomic region, the following are encoded:
- the LOC109003680 gene encoding psbP domain-containing protein 7, chloroplastic translates to MALQNYYYHAFKKVHFHRVFMTHSSGDQKESVQEVTTRPTGGRSPAEQFAPLATTFGRRLVVGVGSASLVALGANFGGVTSFLLGLSPETGRDLKLDVVYPIGGYNRYIQTNEGFEFLYPAKWVGDQTLLYRALERLERELDTPTTVNTAKSNNRRRSVSEPVVAFGPPGTTGELNVSVIVSPVPQDFSIEAFGGPKEVGEAVVRSITGSGRRPDVKGTLIESTLREDPVKNVKYYELEFRVESPSFQRHNLAVCCSRGGRLFTLNAQAPESAWSRVESDFHTMAHSFSITETAPVAEFN, encoded by the exons ATGGCACTGCAAAACTACTACTACCATGCATTCAAAAAGGTGCATTTTCACCGGGTTTTTATGACACACTCCTCCGGTGACCAGAAAGAGAGTGTTCAAGAGGTGACAACCCGGCCGACTGGTGGAAGGTCTCCGGCTGAACAATTTGCACCGCTAGCAACGACGTTTGGTCGGCGGCTGGTAGTCGGCGTTGGGTCAGCCTCCCTAGTGGCTCTTGGTGcaaattttggtggggtaacAAGTTTTCTTCTCGGATTATCGCCGGAAACTGGGAGGGATCTGAAGCTAGATGTGGTTTATCCTATCGGAGGGTACAATCGTTACATTCAGACAAATGAAGGATTTG AATTCCTGTACCCAGCAAAATGGGTTGGGGATCAGACACTGTTATATCGAGCACTGGAGAGATTGGAAAGAGAACTTGACACGCCCACGACCGTCAACACTGCCAAGTCCAATAATCGGCGGCGGAGTGTTAGTGAACCGGTCGTTGCATTTGGTCCGCCTGGTACAACCGGTGAGCTCAATGTTAGTGTCATTGTGTCGCCAGTTCCTCAAGACTTCTC AATTGAAGCTTTTGGAGGACCAAAAGAAGTGGGAGAAGCAGTGGTTCGGAGCATTACAGGGTCAGGCAGACGCCCTGACGTTAAAGGGACATTGATAGAATCAACTTTGAGAGAGGATCCTGTAAAGAATGTCAAATACTACGAGCTGGAATTCAGAGTTGAGAGCCCCTCATTTCAGCGGCATAATCTTGCAGTTTGTTGCTCTCGTGGTGGTAGGCTATTCACACTAAACGCTCAGGCACCAGAATCTGCATGGTCAAGGGTGGAATCAGACTTCCACACAATGGCTCATTCATTTAGTATTACTGAAACTGCACCTGTTGCAGAGTTTAATTGA